A portion of the Chromobacterium sp. IIBBL 290-4 genome contains these proteins:
- a CDS encoding chemotaxis protein CheW: MKERSDSAAGHGESKFHCVTFILGQDLFGIQINFIREIIELDGITQVPMMPSFVRGIINLRGSVVPVIDLSIRFGRGLTELKPSTCVAILSLPGQDSGYHEVGILLDAVCEVLEIPESEIDPSPTFGANIRGDFIQGIATINERFAILLNVQQALSVSELSAMAETVAQQHFNDDAEVS; encoded by the coding sequence ATGAAGGAGCGTTCCGATTCGGCGGCCGGCCACGGCGAGAGCAAGTTCCATTGCGTCACCTTCATCCTTGGGCAGGACTTGTTCGGCATCCAGATCAATTTCATCCGCGAGATCATAGAGCTGGACGGCATCACCCAAGTGCCGATGATGCCCAGCTTTGTGCGCGGCATCATCAATCTGCGCGGCTCGGTGGTGCCGGTGATCGATCTGTCCATCCGTTTCGGCCGTGGGCTGACCGAGCTGAAACCATCCACCTGCGTGGCCATCCTGTCCTTGCCGGGGCAGGACAGCGGCTATCACGAAGTGGGGATACTGCTGGACGCGGTATGCGAGGTGCTGGAGATACCCGAGAGCGAGATCGATCCATCGCCGACTTTCGGCGCCAATATCCGCGGCGACTTCATTCAGGGCATCGCCACCATCAACGAGCGCTTCGCCATTTTGCTGAATGTGCAGCAGGCGCTGTCGGTGTCCGAGCTGAGCGCGATGGCGGAAACGGTGGCGCAGCAGCATTTCAACGATGACGCCGAAGTGAGCTGA